In Asterias rubens chromosome 15, eAstRub1.3, whole genome shotgun sequence, a genomic segment contains:
- the LOC117300076 gene encoding helicase-like transcription factor, whose product MNRYNPWASGWNNKNYRQRGSGSRRGAKSRGKKKSRYGYETLGRDPWPQDDLDDTDLISMLDRTMAAVSRQNASGDGILDSDDTEDETLFGLIRGAVVGVQYYKGMVNNNEMVALVREPNNQYDSQAIKVENIWGHQVGHIKREMAAALSPLVDGKLVRIDGVVPFGKNNSYRIPVDISVWGKADQKQSVVERLRYRGVRFEPPRGLSEGWGGGIAKSGPVKVYKPRASAAAPVQLTKAEMHNELDKLFEGLKQAEKTTPMEPAEAISSTLYPHQKQALNWMCSRENTNSLPPFWVQQGNGNFLNTVTNYSSTTRPPTVRGGILADEMGLGKTLEMISLILTNFHEGKPLAVPCQDPIIIDSDSDGEVKNTDTQPPPGKEEPDCIPVTPAVIPQVEIVQEPVVETLQGGTGEAGVILEEVVPLPSVDSEDVVIVESLPDNEIVIIPDDDDDIKEHLVEPPPKPVVEVVSASGRPQRSSKKPARYVFSDGSDPEGEYEEEVPKKKAKSKSQEAIADSAPPLKPIAVEEQPKKVKKAQPKKKGRAKASGDDLPDILQLPNLPQLSTVNLLPKPSPTMMPSTSSTKSAAIVLPVKSSQKGPKTLGLGAGTSSKGPRPTLIICPLSVLSNWLNQFEEHVRPDVDLNLYTHYGSDRVKSHGKLLGQDVILTTYNTLAAEFKAKEDNSPLHTVDWLRVVLDEGHTIRNPSALQTKAVLELKAERKWVLTGTPIQNSIKDLWALMAFLGLEPFKSNRAWWQRTIVRPINQGDKTAIDRISHLMGQIALRRTKTQKVKGELLVDLPSKQVFIQHVELSAEERAVYDSMAKEGRLTIGKYFNKGALLAHYGDVLAILLRLRQLSCHPALIAAAKLKEDEDNGGESDLKKKLITTLLAVLSQGADEECCICLESLRGPVITPCAHVFCARCISDVINNEEMASRCPLCRGNIEKDTLVAVPRQAQQEQKEAIDADWHSSAKVDAVLECLIREREKDPATKSLVVSQFTKLLSLVEKPLRDSGFRFVRLDGSMSRKQRCEAMEAFSSTLPNTPTVFLLSLKAGGVGINLTAASRVFLLDPAWNPASEDQCFDRCHRLGQTKDVVVTKFIVKNSIEERMLELQEKKRKLMASAFSNKMSADEKRQSRINDIQTLMNLDSGGAQSSTAPAATQ is encoded by the exons ATGAATCGTTACAACCCTTGGGCTTCGGGATGGAATAATAAGAATTACAGACAACGTGGGTCAGGAAGCAGAAGAGGTGCAAAAAGCAGAG GAAAGAAGAAGTCGCGCTATGGATATGAAACCTTGGGTCGCGACCCCTGGCCCCAGGATGACCTCGATGACACTGACCTGATCAGCATGCTGGACAGGACCATGGCGGCTGTGAGTCGTCAGAATGCCAGCGGTGACGGCATTCTTGATAGTGACGACACGGAGGATGAGACGTTGTTTGGACTGATACGAGGAGCCGTAGTTGGTGTGCAATACTACAAGGGAATG GTGAATAATAATGAGATGGTTGCTTTGGTAAGAGAGCCTAACAACCAGTACGACAGTCAAGCCATCAAAGTAGAGAACATCTGGGGCCATCAGGTGGGCCATATTAAGAGAGAAATGGCGGCTGCTTTATCGCCGTTAGTTGACGGGAAACTTGTTCGTATTGACGG GGTGGTTCCATTCGGCAAGAACAACAGCTACCGTATCCCGGTGGATATATCAGTCTGGGGAAAAGCTGACCAGAAACAGAGTGTCGTGGAAAGGCTCAGGTATCGTGGGGTGAGGTTCGAACCCCCTCGTGGGCTATCAGAAGGATGGGGCGGGGGCATCGCTAAATCAGGGCCGGTCAAGGTCTACAAACCAAGGGCTTCTGCGGCTGCTCCTGTTCAGCTTACAAAAGCAGAG atgcacaatgaACTGGACAAGCTCTTTGAAGGTTTGAAACAAGCTGAAAAGACAACCCCCATGGAGCCAGCAGAG GCGATAAGCAGCACCCTGTACCCCCACCAGAAGCAAGCGCTCAACTGGATGTGCTCTCGTGAGAATACCAACAGCCTCCCACCGTTCTGGGTGCAGCAGGGGAACGGTAACTTCCTGAACACGGTCACCAACTACAGCAGCACCACTAGACCGCCGACGGTGCGGGGTGGCATCCTTGCCGACGAGATGGGACTgggaaagacccttgagatgaTCTCACTGATTCTGACCAACTTCCATGAGGGGAAACCACTTGCTGTGCCTTGCCAA GATCCTATAATCATCGATTCAGACTCGGATGGAGAGGTCAAAAACACCGACACTCAGCCCCCGCCTGGTAAAGAAGAACCAGACTGCATCCCTGTCACCCCAGCTGTCATACCACAAGTGGAAATTGTACAAGAACCTGTGGTGGAGACATTGCAAGGAGGGACAGGGGAGGCAGGAGTGATCTTGGAGGAGGTGGTTCCGCTACCTTCGGTTGACTCTGAAGATGTGGTTATCGTTGAGAGTCTCCCAGATAATGAAATTGTGAT AATtccagatgatgatgatgacataaAGGAACATTTGGTTGAACCACCACCAAAGCCAGTGGTAGAGGTCGTCTCCGCAAGCGGTCGACCACAAAG ATCCTCCAAGAAACCAGCGCGGTATGTTTTCAGCGATGGCTCTGACCCTGAGGGGGAGTATGAGGAGGAAGTGCCAAAGAAAAAAG CTAAGAGTAAATCACAGGAAGCGATCGCAGACTCCGCTCCGCCTCTTAAACCAATCGCAGTTGAGGAGCAGCCCAAGAAGGTCAAGAAGGCCCAGCCTAAGAAGAAGGGTCGTGCTAAAGCCAGTGGAGATGACCTGCCAG ATATTCTACAACTCCCAAATCTACCACAGTTGTCAACCGTAAATCTATTGCCAAAACCATCACCTACCATGATGCCCTCTACTTCGTCTACCAAAagtgctgcaatagtcctcccAGTGAAATCATCTCAGAAAGGTCCCAAGACCCTGGGTCTAGGGGCTGGAACCTCATCAAAGGGACCCAGGCCAACCCTCATCATCTGTCCACTGTCTGTTCTTAGTAATTGGTTG AACCAGTTTGAGGAGCACGTCAGGCCAGACGTTGATCTTAATCTGTACACTCACTACGGTTCAGACAGAGTCAAGAGCCATGGCAAACTCTTAGGCCAAGACGTCATCTTGACCACTTATAACACCTTAGCAGCTGAGTTTAAGGCCAAGGAA GACAACAGTCCATTACATACGGTGGACTGGTTGAGAGTGGTTCTGGATGAGGGACATACAATCCGTAATCCCAGCGCCCTTCAGACAAAAGCTGTCTTGGAGTTGAAGGCGGAACGCAAGTGGGTTTTGACAG GTACACCCATCCAAAACAGCATTAAGGACCTGTGGGCGCTAATGGCCTTCCTAGGACTAGAGCCCTTCAAGTCTAATCGCGCCTGGTGGCAGCGTACCATCGTCAGGCCCATCAACCAGGGTGATAAAACAGCCATTGA TCGTATTTCCCATCTAATGGGCCAGATTGCCCTCCGGCGGACCAAGACccaaaaggtcaaaggtgaactCCTGGTTGACCTTCCATCTAAGCAGGTTTTCATTCAGCACGTGGAGTTATCAGCAGAGGAGCGAGCAGTTTATGACAGCATGGCCAAGGAGGGAAGACTAACCATTGGAAA GTATTTCAACAAAGGCGCATTGTTGGCCCATTATGGTGACGTCCTGGCCATCCTACTACGACTGCGTCAGTTGTCCTGCCACCCTGCCCTCATTGCTGCTGCTAAACTCAAAGAAG ATGAAGACAACGGAGGAGAGAGTGACCTGAAGAAGAAGCTGATTACAACCCTCTTGGCCGTCCTCAGTCAAGGAGCAGATGAG GAATGCTGCATTTGTCTAGAGTCTTTGCGAGGTCCAGTCATCACACCGTGTGCTCATGTCTTCTGTGCTCGATGCATCAGTGATGTCATCAACAACGAAGAG ATGGCTTCAAGATGCCCTCTTTGCCGCGGCAACATCGAGAAGGACACCCTTGTAGCCGTGCCGAGACAGGCCCAGCAGGAGCAGAAGGAGGCGATAGATGCTGACTGGCACTCTAGCGCTAAG GTTGATGCCGTGCTTGAATGTTTGATCCGAGAGCGTGAGAAGGATCCTGCCACCAAGAGCCTCGTGGTGTCTCAGTTTACCAAACTACTCAGTCTGGTGGAGAAACCTCTCAG GGACAGCGGTTTTCGTTTTGTTCGTCTTGACGGCAGCATGAGCAGGAAGCAGCGATGTGAAGCCATGGAGGCATTCTCAAGTACCCTGCCCAACACACCGACTGTCTTTCTTCTCTCACTGAAGGCTGGGGGTGTTGGAATAAACCTTACCGCTGCCTCTAGGGTGTTCCTTCTCGACCCA GCCTGGAATCCTGCTTCTGAAGATCAATGCTTTGATCGCTGTCATAGGCTCGGACAAACCAAAGATGTGGTTGTAACAAAG TTTATCGTGAAGAACTCCATCGAGGAACGCATGCTGGAACTCCAGGAGAAGAAACGCAAGCTGATGGCAAGTGCCTTCAGCAACAAGATGTCTGCTGACGAGAAGCGCCAGTCTCGCATCAACGACATCCAGACGCTGATGAACCTGGACTCCGGTGGGGCCCAGAGCTCCACTGCTCCAGCTGCTACCCAGTAG